One Pelagicoccus sp. SDUM812003 genomic window carries:
- a CDS encoding flavodoxin family protein has translation MSELKLTVLYGTETGNCRGVAEKVAKKGEKNGVDVSLYDLAEYTVDQLKEIDNPVLVVISTWDDGAPPPKAAPFCNALAEVDIDLSGLKFTVLALGDTEYPLYCQCGKEVDAKLSELGAERVLERTDLGSDFMVSYIGWSKKFWKTMAGVYGVTA, from the coding sequence ATGAGCGAATTGAAACTTACAGTACTTTACGGAACGGAAACTGGAAACTGCCGAGGCGTGGCTGAAAAAGTCGCGAAAAAGGGAGAGAAAAACGGAGTGGATGTCAGTTTGTATGATCTGGCTGAATACACAGTGGATCAGTTGAAGGAAATTGATAATCCTGTTCTCGTGGTTATCTCGACCTGGGACGACGGAGCTCCACCTCCCAAGGCCGCTCCTTTCTGCAACGCTTTGGCGGAAGTGGACATCGATCTGTCGGGTCTGAAATTCACCGTACTCGCTCTCGGCGATACGGAGTATCCGCTGTACTGCCAGTGCGGCAAGGAAGTCGATGCGAAGCTGAGCGAACTGGGAGCCGAGCGTGTTCTCGAGCGCACTGATCTCGGCTCGGATTTCATGGTTTCCTACATCGGCTGGTCCAAGAAGTTCTGGAAGACCATGGCAGGCGTCTATGGCGTCACTGCATAA
- the nifJ gene encoding pyruvate:ferredoxin (flavodoxin) oxidoreductase, whose product MISTPKEIARRRLVVDGNEAAARVAYQFSEIVSIFPITPSSPMAELCDEWAAAGQPNLWGDVPRVEQLQSEGGVAGAFHGSSMAGSLSTTFTASQGLLLMIPNMYKMAGELTPAVMHVTARAIATNGLSIFGDQSDVMACRQTGWAMLASNSVQEAHDMAAIAHAATIRSRIPFMHYFDGFRTSHEINGVEPLDTETLLALVDDQALEAFYEGALTPDHPSTRGTAHNPDTYFQSREAVNSYYKKVPGIVQDCMDEMAKLTGREYRIFDYYGAPDATSVIVAMGSGVETAVETVEYLNANFGTKYGVVAVHLYRPFFTKAFLECLPKSVERVAVLDRTKEPGSIGEPLYLDVVMALSKSASCFPGEFATPSVTIGGRYGLGSKEFTPAMVKAVFDQLNSEKPKDHFTIGIQDDVTETSLEYDSSFDIEPADNSAAVFYGLGSDGTVGANKNTIKIIGEATDLYAQAYFVYDSKKSGGLTTSHLRFGPQAIKAPYLINEANFVGCHQFQFLGRVKMLEHASKGAVFLLNSPYSADTVWDHLPRDVQELILEKELKFYVIDAFKLAGELGLGRRINTIMQVGFFALSGLLPVGEAIDRVKTAIKKTYGKKGQKIVDLNCSAVDAAAAKLEKVTLPSEATAEFAPVRWVPEDAPDFAHRVTASLLAGDGDLLPVSAFPADGVWPTGTSRFEKRRIATAIPVWDAETCTQCNKCSLFCPHAAIRPKVYEEGSLEGAPEGFKSVDYKGPGGTGKKLTLQVYPEDCTGCSACVELCPAKNAEGRRAIEMTPIEAVIEEEKLSLAFFESIEHQEFDPSKVSAKNLSYVEPLFEFSGACSGCTQTPYVRMLTQLFGDRMQIANATGCSSIYGGNLPTTPYCTNKQGKGPAWANSLFEDNAEFGLGLHLAAEQKRSSALRLLTELSDEVGHALTSDILSADTRSLAERSAQGRRIEALKEILSSLDSPKAKRLLKLSDSLMKKATWIVGGDGWAYDIGFGGLDHVLASGHNINVLVLDTEVYSNTGGQASKATPIGAIAKFAAAGKDAPKKDLGRLAISYGQVYVAQIALGANEQQALDALREAEAYDGPSLVICYSPCAAHGIDLVNGPKRQKDAVSSGYWPLYRYDPRNVAGDAPAFRLDSFEPSLPVSDFMSQENRFRSLQRSDPERAAALAVSAQKHVDTRWSELEALASAGLEDDDDDDGWG is encoded by the coding sequence ATGATCTCCACACCGAAAGAAATAGCTCGCAGACGACTGGTCGTCGACGGGAACGAAGCCGCGGCCCGCGTCGCGTACCAGTTTAGCGAAATTGTATCCATATTTCCGATCACTCCTTCGTCTCCCATGGCGGAGCTATGCGACGAATGGGCGGCTGCCGGGCAGCCGAACCTGTGGGGTGACGTTCCTCGCGTAGAGCAGCTGCAAAGCGAAGGGGGCGTCGCTGGAGCGTTTCACGGGTCTTCGATGGCGGGCTCGTTGAGCACCACCTTCACCGCGTCCCAGGGCTTGTTGTTGATGATCCCGAACATGTACAAGATGGCGGGCGAGTTGACTCCTGCCGTGATGCACGTCACGGCCCGCGCCATCGCGACAAACGGGCTTTCCATCTTTGGCGATCAGAGCGACGTGATGGCCTGTCGTCAGACCGGCTGGGCGATGTTGGCGTCGAATAGCGTGCAAGAGGCTCACGACATGGCAGCCATCGCTCATGCCGCTACCATCCGCTCGCGCATTCCGTTCATGCACTACTTTGACGGATTTCGCACCTCGCACGAGATCAACGGGGTCGAGCCTTTGGATACGGAAACCTTGCTAGCGTTGGTCGATGATCAGGCTCTTGAGGCTTTCTACGAAGGCGCTCTGACGCCTGATCATCCTTCGACCCGCGGCACGGCTCACAATCCGGACACCTATTTCCAGAGTCGCGAAGCGGTTAACAGCTACTACAAGAAAGTTCCAGGCATCGTCCAGGATTGCATGGATGAAATGGCGAAGCTGACCGGACGCGAGTATCGGATTTTCGACTACTATGGAGCGCCCGATGCTACCTCCGTGATTGTCGCCATGGGGTCAGGCGTGGAAACCGCGGTCGAGACGGTCGAATACCTCAACGCCAATTTCGGAACCAAGTATGGGGTGGTCGCGGTGCACTTGTACCGTCCCTTCTTCACTAAGGCCTTCTTGGAATGCTTGCCTAAATCGGTAGAGCGTGTGGCGGTTCTGGATCGCACCAAAGAGCCCGGTTCCATAGGCGAGCCCCTGTATCTCGATGTGGTGATGGCTTTGAGCAAGAGCGCTAGCTGTTTCCCAGGCGAATTCGCCACGCCTTCGGTTACTATCGGCGGGCGTTACGGATTGGGATCGAAGGAGTTCACGCCCGCCATGGTGAAAGCCGTTTTCGATCAGTTGAATTCGGAGAAGCCCAAGGATCATTTCACCATTGGTATCCAAGATGATGTGACAGAGACTTCGCTGGAGTACGATTCCAGTTTCGATATCGAACCCGCTGACAACTCAGCTGCTGTATTCTATGGGCTTGGCTCTGACGGAACGGTTGGCGCGAACAAGAATACCATCAAGATTATCGGTGAGGCGACTGATCTCTACGCCCAGGCGTATTTCGTCTACGATTCGAAGAAATCCGGTGGGTTGACCACTTCCCACCTGCGATTTGGCCCACAAGCCATCAAGGCCCCTTATTTGATCAACGAAGCTAATTTCGTCGGCTGCCACCAGTTCCAGTTTCTCGGTCGTGTCAAGATGTTGGAGCACGCGAGCAAAGGCGCGGTGTTCCTGCTGAACAGTCCTTATTCCGCGGATACAGTTTGGGATCATCTTCCTCGTGACGTGCAGGAACTGATTCTGGAGAAGGAGCTCAAGTTTTATGTGATCGACGCCTTCAAGCTCGCTGGCGAGCTCGGTCTAGGGCGACGCATCAATACCATCATGCAGGTCGGATTTTTCGCCTTGAGCGGATTGCTTCCGGTAGGGGAGGCGATCGATCGGGTGAAGACCGCCATCAAGAAGACTTACGGCAAGAAGGGCCAGAAGATCGTCGACTTGAACTGCAGCGCAGTGGATGCCGCAGCGGCGAAGCTCGAGAAAGTGACCTTGCCAAGCGAAGCGACGGCGGAGTTTGCTCCGGTACGTTGGGTGCCAGAGGATGCTCCCGATTTCGCTCATCGAGTTACGGCCTCTCTCTTGGCGGGGGATGGTGACTTGCTGCCAGTAAGCGCGTTTCCAGCTGATGGCGTGTGGCCCACCGGAACCTCGCGCTTCGAAAAACGTCGCATCGCGACGGCGATTCCGGTTTGGGATGCGGAAACCTGCACTCAGTGCAACAAGTGCAGCCTCTTCTGTCCCCATGCGGCCATTCGTCCCAAGGTCTACGAAGAAGGGTCTTTGGAAGGAGCTCCGGAAGGGTTCAAGTCAGTCGATTACAAGGGACCAGGCGGCACGGGCAAGAAACTGACACTGCAGGTGTATCCAGAAGATTGTACCGGCTGCTCCGCTTGCGTGGAGCTCTGTCCAGCCAAGAACGCTGAGGGACGCCGAGCCATCGAGATGACTCCGATCGAAGCGGTGATCGAGGAGGAGAAGCTTAGCTTGGCCTTCTTCGAAAGTATCGAGCACCAGGAATTCGATCCTTCGAAGGTCTCCGCCAAGAACCTCAGCTACGTGGAGCCGTTGTTCGAGTTTTCCGGAGCTTGCTCCGGCTGTACGCAAACTCCTTATGTGCGCATGCTGACCCAGCTTTTTGGAGACAGAATGCAAATCGCCAATGCCACTGGTTGCTCGTCGATTTACGGAGGCAATCTGCCGACCACGCCGTACTGCACCAACAAGCAAGGCAAAGGGCCGGCTTGGGCGAATTCGCTCTTCGAAGACAACGCGGAGTTTGGACTCGGCTTGCATCTCGCGGCGGAGCAGAAACGCAGTTCCGCGCTTCGCCTGTTGACTGAGCTTTCCGACGAAGTCGGGCACGCCTTGACCAGCGATATCCTTTCTGCGGATACAAGGTCCCTCGCTGAGCGAAGCGCTCAGGGACGGCGTATCGAAGCCCTGAAGGAGATCCTCTCAAGCCTGGACTCGCCGAAGGCGAAACGACTGCTGAAGCTCTCCGATTCCTTGATGAAGAAGGCCACGTGGATCGTGGGTGGTGATGGCTGGGCCTATGATATCGGCTTTGGCGGACTGGACCACGTTCTGGCCAGCGGGCATAACATCAACGTTCTCGTTCTTGATACGGAGGTGTATTCAAATACTGGAGGCCAGGCTTCCAAGGCGACCCCGATAGGGGCCATCGCGAAGTTCGCCGCAGCGGGCAAGGACGCTCCTAAGAAGGATCTCGGACGATTGGCTATCAGCTATGGCCAGGTCTATGTGGCGCAGATCGCTTTGGGCGCTAACGAGCAGCAAGCCCTCGACGCTCTGCGCGAAGCGGAAGCCTATGACGGACCGTCGCTGGTCATTTGCTACAGCCCCTGCGCCGCTCATGGCATCGATCTGGTCAATGGCCCGAAGCGCCAGAAGGATGCGGTGTCCAGCGGGTATTGGCCGCTGTACCGCTACGATCCGCGAAACGTCGCGGGCGATGCTCCGGCCTTCCGCCTGGATTCCTTCGAGCCGAGTCTGCCCGTATCGGACTTCATGTCGCAGGAGAATCGATTCCGTTCCTTGCAGCGCAGCGATCCGGAACGCGCGGCTGCCTTGGCAGTATCGGCCCAGAAGCATGTCGACACCCGCTGGTCGGAGCTAGAGGCCCTAGCCTCCGCCGGTCTGGAAGATGACGACGATGACGATGGCTGGGGTTGA
- a CDS encoding NAD(+)--dinitrogen-reductase ADP-D-ribosyltransferase, with product MKTDITTPPSLPPESIWFGHCEIPPWKIASFEFNEDPRPLSLIGVRATNQRLFRELDKLSTRSERGTFFHDYVSVKFGLHNWKQYSGRSGQCIRNSYLRYLTKWGVDSSSVEGAVLKYWVQSRFGLYPTFHRKKLRIDREDEDYAFARDRVKGAAFTNAIEAQLDLVYEYCQYELKRAHPDKQHLQLFRGTYDPEEHPVISVGDKRQSCIRLNNLCSFTSDRERAWEFGSTVWGAKVPLVKILFFSGLLPNDLLCGEDEYLVIGGEYWVKEHLY from the coding sequence ATGAAGACCGATATCACCACGCCCCCTAGCCTCCCCCCGGAGAGCATCTGGTTCGGCCATTGCGAGATCCCGCCCTGGAAGATCGCCTCCTTCGAGTTCAACGAGGACCCGAGGCCGCTTTCCCTGATTGGCGTACGGGCTACCAATCAGAGGCTCTTTCGCGAGCTCGACAAACTGAGCACCCGATCGGAGCGGGGAACGTTCTTCCACGATTACGTCTCGGTAAAATTCGGCCTGCACAACTGGAAACAATATTCGGGCCGCAGCGGCCAGTGCATCCGTAATAGCTACCTGCGCTACTTGACCAAGTGGGGCGTAGATAGCAGCTCGGTCGAGGGGGCCGTGCTCAAGTACTGGGTCCAGAGTCGTTTCGGGCTCTACCCGACCTTCCACCGCAAAAAGCTACGCATCGACCGCGAGGACGAGGACTACGCCTTCGCCCGCGACCGAGTGAAGGGGGCGGCGTTCACCAACGCCATCGAAGCCCAGCTCGATCTGGTGTATGAGTATTGCCAATACGAGTTGAAGCGAGCTCATCCGGACAAGCAGCACCTGCAGCTCTTTCGCGGCACCTACGACCCGGAAGAGCATCCGGTGATCAGCGTCGGCGACAAACGCCAGTCCTGCATTCGCCTCAACAACCTCTGTTCCTTCACCTCCGATCGGGAGCGGGCCTGGGAGTTCGGGTCGACCGTGTGGGGAGCCAAAGTACCCCTCGTAAAAATCCTCTTTTTCAGCGGCCTTCTACCAAACGATCTCCTGTGCGGGGAAGATGAATACCTCGTCATCGGCGGAGAATACTGGGTCAAGGAACACTTGTATTAG
- a CDS encoding 50S ribosomal protein L25, with amino-acid sequence MKTLTINASNRNQAGSAASGRLRAEGRVPAVVYGKSKEPENLSVDARELRSLLRTIGNNTPVVQLKSGESAARTSIIKEVQRHPIKDSYTHIDFQEVADDELVEIEVPVHPVGEAWGVKNENATIETVSQTVLVRCLPKDIPESINADVTALKVGDSLHVSELPAIDGVKYLDAPAQPVFAVVK; translated from the coding sequence ATGAAAACGCTCACAATCAACGCTTCCAATCGCAACCAGGCGGGTTCTGCCGCTTCTGGCCGTCTTCGCGCTGAAGGCCGCGTGCCAGCCGTCGTTTACGGCAAGAGCAAGGAGCCGGAAAACCTTTCCGTCGACGCTCGCGAGCTGCGCAGTCTCCTCCGTACCATCGGAAACAACACACCTGTTGTGCAGCTCAAGTCCGGCGAAAGCGCGGCGCGCACCTCGATCATCAAGGAAGTGCAGCGTCACCCGATCAAGGACAGCTACACGCACATCGATTTTCAGGAAGTCGCTGACGACGAGCTGGTCGAAATCGAAGTGCCTGTGCACCCGGTCGGCGAGGCATGGGGCGTGAAGAACGAGAACGCCACTATCGAAACCGTTTCCCAGACCGTGCTGGTGCGTTGCTTGCCCAAGGACATTCCCGAGTCCATCAACGCCGACGTCACCGCTCTCAAGGTGGGCGACAGTTTGCACGTCAGCGAGCTCCCGGCCATCGACGGCGTCAAGTACCTCGACGCTCCCGCCCAGCCGGTGTTCGCGGTCGTAAAGTAG
- the pth gene encoding aminoacyl-tRNA hydrolase has protein sequence MSFRLVVGLGNPGSEYVSTRHNIGFRVLDAFADNRGAEPWKKERSFKGELTSMVDDAFGKVILLKPQTYMNDSGRCVQKVCSYYKIPPEEMAVVYDELNLELGEVKISLAGSAGGHNGVADILSRIAPRFARVRVGIGQKPLKEMALADYVLSKFSSDEETIVAASMERYVDSLVRLLRDGPEMAMNHINRKKKNDDSNSI, from the coding sequence ATGAGCTTCCGGTTGGTAGTCGGTCTAGGCAATCCCGGTAGCGAGTATGTCAGCACACGCCACAACATTGGCTTTCGCGTGCTCGACGCTTTCGCGGACAATCGCGGGGCCGAGCCCTGGAAGAAGGAGCGATCCTTCAAAGGCGAGCTGACCTCGATGGTGGACGACGCCTTCGGCAAAGTGATTCTTCTCAAGCCCCAGACCTACATGAACGATAGCGGACGCTGCGTGCAAAAGGTCTGCAGCTACTACAAGATTCCGCCCGAGGAGATGGCGGTGGTCTACGACGAGCTCAACCTGGAGCTCGGCGAGGTGAAGATCAGCCTTGCTGGCAGCGCCGGAGGGCACAATGGCGTAGCTGACATTCTAAGCCGCATCGCCCCGCGTTTCGCCCGGGTGAGGGTGGGCATCGGCCAAAAGCCGCTCAAGGAAATGGCCTTGGCGGACTACGTTCTAAGCAAATTTTCCAGCGACGAGGAAACCATCGTCGCAGCCTCGATGGAGCGTTACGTGGACAGTCTGGTACGACTGCTGCGGGATGGACCGGAGATGGCCATGAATCATATCAATCGAAAAAAGAAAAACGATGACAGCAACAGCATCTAA
- a CDS encoding 30S ribosomal protein S6, translating into MTATASNYRATFILDTRGREESVEDLIEGLKAELSEAGAEVTKVEDLGRKDFARIPDVKYESGVYVQYEFSGSAETPAAVLEKLRLNKLVSHKMIQKA; encoded by the coding sequence ATGACAGCAACAGCATCTAACTACAGAGCAACCTTCATCCTCGACACCCGTGGTCGTGAGGAGAGCGTCGAAGACCTGATCGAAGGCCTGAAGGCCGAGCTTTCGGAAGCCGGCGCGGAAGTGACCAAGGTGGAAGACCTCGGCCGCAAGGACTTCGCTCGGATTCCCGACGTCAAGTACGAGAGTGGCGTTTACGTGCAGTACGAGTTCTCGGGATCCGCAGAGACCCCGGCAGCCGTTCTGGAAAAACTTCGCTTGAACAAACTGGTGTCGCACAAGATGATTCAGAAGGCGTAA
- the ssb gene encoding single-stranded DNA-binding protein, with product MANFNRVILLGNLTRDPELRTTPRGTAVCQFGMAVNRTYRTSDSGETQEETTFVDLEAWGKQAEIISKYVTKGNPLFVEGRLKFDSWESKEGEKRSKLKVIVENMQLMGGRSGGEGGQSSGSYAPAQRSNAPSSSNKPAPSDDIEEDVPF from the coding sequence ATGGCTAACTTCAATAGAGTAATCCTCCTAGGCAACCTGACCCGCGACCCCGAGTTGCGCACCACTCCGAGAGGCACCGCGGTGTGCCAGTTCGGCATGGCGGTCAATCGCACCTACCGCACCAGCGATAGTGGCGAGACCCAGGAGGAAACCACCTTTGTCGATCTGGAAGCATGGGGCAAGCAGGCGGAAATCATTTCCAAGTACGTTACCAAGGGCAACCCGCTCTTTGTGGAAGGTCGCTTGAAGTTCGATTCCTGGGAGTCGAAGGAAGGCGAGAAGCGCAGCAAGCTGAAGGTCATCGTTGAAAACATGCAGCTCATGGGCGGCCGCAGCGGCGGCGAGGGCGGTCAGTCCTCCGGCAGTTACGCTCCGGCTCAGCGCTCCAACGCTCCTTCCTCATCAAACAAACCCGCTCCAAGCGACGACATCGAAGAAGACGTGCCATTCTGA
- the rplI gene encoding 50S ribosomal protein L9, with protein sequence MATSEVLLIEPVEGLGGEGDQVKVKAGFARNFLLPTKKAIPVNRSNRKQIEALKARRAEREAKNLEDAKAQAAKLAETQIGIAVKTGEAGRMFGAVTSIHIHEKLSEAGYEIDRKKIHLDQPIKELGQHVFIVKIHPEVEVEMKIDVVSENPIVEADAEEAEAKEEEASAE encoded by the coding sequence ATGGCAACCAGCGAAGTACTACTCATCGAGCCCGTTGAAGGTCTCGGCGGCGAAGGCGATCAAGTAAAAGTAAAAGCGGGCTTCGCTCGCAACTTCCTCCTTCCTACCAAGAAGGCGATCCCCGTCAACCGTTCCAATCGCAAGCAGATCGAAGCCCTCAAGGCCCGTCGGGCCGAGCGCGAAGCCAAGAACCTCGAAGACGCGAAGGCTCAGGCGGCCAAGCTCGCCGAGACTCAGATCGGCATCGCGGTCAAGACTGGCGAAGCGGGCCGCATGTTCGGCGCCGTCACCTCCATCCACATCCACGAGAAGCTTTCCGAAGCGGGCTACGAGATCGACCGCAAGAAGATCCACCTCGACCAGCCCATCAAGGAGCTCGGTCAGCACGTCTTCATCGTGAAGATCCATCCTGAAGTGGAGGTCGAGATGAAGATCGACGTGGTTTCGGAAAATCCGATCGTCGAAGCGGACGCTGAAGAAGCCGAAGCCAAGGAAGAAGAAGCTTCCGCAGAGTAA
- the dnaB gene encoding replicative DNA helicase: protein MNSSPALSTIAGRTLPHSPNAEKGLLAACLLDPAEIISRCMAQKLPPEAFYNPANQVIFQVCCELFEGKSMLDAQILAEELRSRGKLDEVGGPLYVAELTSHIETTAHANYFLDKVREHFTRRRLISTATKSLEKCFENGDGSIEMLIDEVEKEIYAISDEQVADTSRSIRESVDEAVNLVKRMLEGKGQLTGLSTGYRDLDKMTNGIKSTEMIVLAARPSMGKTSLALNIAEAIAMPRDPKAKKAGVLVFSLEMGAEQLAMRMLTGRARVSSQRLREGFVNKEEQQRLAAAAIELKQAPLWIDDASQVTINQLRAKSRRVFARNPGMGLIVVDYLQLLAGTDPRVPREQQIAEISRGIKGLAKELKVPVIVLSQLNRDSEKEKRQPKLSDLRESGSIEQDADVVLLLARPKDAGDDFSVAADEADLIIAKQRAGPVGEVKLKFIKDITRFEDYTE, encoded by the coding sequence ATGAATTCTAGCCCGGCGCTCTCCACGATCGCCGGGCGAACCTTGCCGCATAGTCCAAATGCGGAGAAAGGCCTCCTCGCCGCATGTTTGCTGGACCCGGCCGAGATCATCTCGCGCTGCATGGCCCAGAAGCTGCCGCCGGAGGCTTTCTACAATCCGGCCAACCAGGTCATCTTCCAGGTTTGCTGCGAGCTCTTCGAAGGGAAGAGCATGCTCGACGCCCAGATCCTGGCGGAGGAACTGCGCAGCCGAGGAAAGCTGGACGAAGTCGGCGGACCGCTGTACGTGGCGGAGCTCACCTCCCACATCGAGACCACTGCCCACGCCAACTACTTTCTCGACAAGGTCCGCGAGCACTTCACGCGTCGCCGTTTGATCTCCACCGCGACCAAGAGCTTGGAGAAATGCTTCGAAAACGGGGACGGCTCCATCGAGATGCTCATCGACGAAGTGGAAAAGGAGATTTACGCCATCTCCGACGAGCAGGTTGCCGACACCTCGCGCTCCATTCGCGAATCCGTCGACGAGGCGGTGAACTTGGTGAAGCGCATGCTGGAGGGAAAGGGCCAGCTCACCGGGCTCTCCACCGGCTATCGCGACTTGGACAAGATGACCAACGGCATCAAGTCCACCGAAATGATCGTGCTGGCGGCTCGTCCCTCCATGGGCAAGACCAGTTTGGCTCTCAATATCGCCGAAGCGATCGCCATGCCCCGCGACCCGAAGGCGAAAAAGGCCGGCGTGCTGGTCTTCAGCCTGGAAATGGGCGCCGAGCAGCTCGCCATGCGAATGCTTACCGGCCGGGCTCGCGTCAGTTCGCAGCGCTTGCGCGAAGGTTTCGTCAACAAGGAGGAGCAGCAGCGCCTGGCCGCCGCGGCCATCGAGCTCAAGCAGGCTCCGCTCTGGATCGACGACGCTTCGCAGGTCACCATCAACCAGCTGCGAGCCAAGTCGCGCCGCGTTTTCGCCCGCAATCCAGGCATGGGACTGATCGTGGTCGACTACCTGCAGCTGCTCGCCGGCACCGATCCGCGCGTGCCTCGAGAACAGCAGATCGCGGAAATCTCGCGAGGAATTAAGGGGCTTGCGAAGGAACTCAAGGTGCCGGTGATTGTTCTAAGTCAGCTCAACCGCGACTCCGAGAAGGAGAAGCGTCAGCCCAAGCTTTCCGACCTGCGCGAATCAGGCTCGATCGAGCAAGACGCTGACGTGGTCCTTCTTTTAGCTCGACCTAAGGACGCAGGTGACGATTTTTCCGTTGCAGCTGACGAGGCCGACCTAATCATCGCCAAGCAACGTGCCGGACCCGTAGGCGAAGTTAAGCTCAAATTCATCAAAGACATCACTCGTTTTGAAGACTACACGGAATAG